The Mycobacterium riyadhense sequence GGAGGAGACCGCGCTACCGCGGGAATGCCTGTTGGTGTTCGGTCAGGAAGGTCCGGGCATCAGCGATGACATCCGGGCGGGCGCGGCGATCACGGTGTCGATCGCCCAGTTCGGCTCGACGCGCAGCATCAACGCCGGTGTTGCGGCCGGGATCGCGATGCATGCCTGGATTCGGCAGCATGGGGACCTCGGCCACGCATGGTGAGGTTCCGTCAGCGCGGTTGCGCGGGCCGCATCTTGAACGAGACCTCCAGCTTGATGCGATAGGTGATCTTGCCGTCACCGTCCACCGCCATGTCCTGCTCGATGACCCGAGCAACGCGGATGTCGTCGACGCTGTCCCGCGCCCGCTGCACCGCTTCGGCCGCGGCCTGCTCCCACGAAGTGGGGCTGGTGCCGATGATGTCGATCACCTTGTACACGCTCATGGGGGTAAAGCGTATAGCTTCCGCGACGGAAACGGATCGGGCGTCGATGGTCTAGGGCCGCCACACCGAGGTAGGTCGTCGGGTCAGCCGTTCGCGCCGTCCTCGCCCGGTGCGCCGAGGTTACCGTCGAGGCCCTTGCCGCCGGGGTTGGCACCGGTGCCACCGGCGCCACCCGTGCCGACGTCGGTGGACCCGACCCCGCCCGCACCCCCGAGGCCGCCAGCGCCGGTGTTGCCGGCGCGGCCGATCAATCCGCCAGCGCCGCCCCCGCCGCCATGTCCACCGTCACCGCCGTCACCGCCGTCACCGCCGTCGCCGCCGTCGCCGCCGACCCCGCCATTGCCCTGGGTCACGTTGACGCTGCCGGGGCCGCCGTTGCCGCCGGTGCCGCCGTCGCCGCCGGGCGCGCCGACGCCGCCGGTGGCGCCAATGCCGCCGTTGCCGCCGTGGCCGCCGTCGCCAACCAGCAGCCCACCACGACCACCGGCACCCCCGTTGCCGCCGTGACCGCCGTGGCCGCCAGACGCGCCGTCGCCGCCGGCGCCGCCGGCGCCGCCGTCGCCGCTGCGGACCAGACCGCCGGTGGCGAAGCCGGAGCCGCCATTGCCCCCGTTGCCGCCACGCGCGCCAACGCCGCCGTCGCCGCCGGCACCGCCGCCACCACCACCGCCGCCGGGAAAGCTGCTGGTCGAGACGCCTTGACCCCCGTTGCCGCCGTTACCCCCGTTGCCTCCGGGGGCGCCGGCGCCTCCGTCGCCGCCGCGGCCGCCGCCGCCTCCGCCGCCTCCGCCGCCGCCGCCACCACCGCCAGCGCCGCCGCCGATGCCGCCCCCAGTCCCGCCCTGCGAATCGGCGCCACCGGCGCCGCCGTCGATGCCGCCGCCTGCGGCGCCGGCACCACCCTCACCGCCGCCGCCGGCGCCGCCAGCGCCACCGCCGCCGCCACCCCCACGGAAGCCGGACGCCGAACCGTTGCCGCCGGCGCCGCCGTTGCCGCCGGGCGCCCCGGTGCCGCCGTCGCCGCCCGCGCCGCCGCCCGTGCCGCCGTGGAAGGCGGTGCCGGTGCCGCCGTTGCCGCCGGCTTGCCCGGTGCCGCCGTCGCCGCCGGGGCCGCCGCCGGCGCTGCCGCTGCCTACGGAACCGCCGGCCGCTCGGTCGATGCCATTCCAGGTCTGGGTCGGGTTGACACCGGCCGCGCCGGTCGCGCCGGCCCCGCCGTGCCCGCCGGCCCCGCCGGTGCCGAACAGTCCGGCGTTGCCGCCGACACCGCCGTTGCCGCCGTCACCGCCGAATACGGTGGCGGCGCCGCCGTGCCCGCCCGCCCCGCCGTTGCCGGTCAACCACCCGCCGGCGCCGCCGTTTCCGCCGGCCCCGCCCGACCACCCGGTCCCGCCGGCGCCACCCGAGCCGATCAACCCGGCCGAACCGCCGTTGCCGCCGGCTTTGCTGCCGCCGCCGCTGGTGTAGCTGTAGCCATTGCCGCCGTTGCCGTACAACAACCCCCCGTCTTGCCCGTTGGGGTTCGCGGCCGTCCCGTCGACGCCATTGCCGATCAGTGGGCGCCCCAACAACGTTTGGGTGGGCGCATTGATCACCGCGAGGATGTTCTGCTGCAGCGTTTGCAACGGCGACGCGTTGGCGGCCTCAGCGGTCGCATACGAGATGGTGGCATTGGTCAACGCTGCGACAAACCGCTGGTGAAGCTGCTCGACCTGGGCGTTGACCACCTGATACTGCTGGGCGTGATCGGAAAATAGGGCCGCGATGGCCGCGGACACTTCATCGGCGCCGGCTGCCGCCAAGGCAGTGGTCGTGCGGGCCGCGGCAGCGTTGGATGCCCTGATTGCCGACCCAATAGTGGCCGCATCGGCCGCCGCAGCATTCAAAACCTCTGGCGTCACAATCACAAATGACATTCCGCACCTCCTAGCAAGCCCGAAGCACTCAGGATCCCGACCGGCGAACGCCTGGTTCAACGGTGGAACGCAACAAACGACGTCAATGAACAGTGCACAATGCACAACGGTTGGGCCGGCGTGGAAGTGGCTAGCTCCAGAGAGTGACGTGAACCTTCGGGCGAAACCTTGTCACGCCGACGCCGCTGCCCCGGATCATCGCCTGGATGCACCTCGGGGTGGTGATGAAGCGAACGAGTTCGGACACGGCGGGTTGGCGCGCCGATGGCGCCAAGGTGGCCGCACACCACTCGCCGGCCTTGTCTAGTCCCGGACCGGTCAGGTGGGTCAGCCGTCCGGCGGCAAGATCCTTGGCGACCGCGAAGCCGATAGTCAGCGTGGCACCGCCGACCCGCATAACTTCCTCCAGCGCAGCGGCGTCACTTTGAAAGATCCTTTGCCGCGATTCCGGAATTGCCAAGTCGCGCAACATGGTTGCGATCTCGCCGTCCACGCTTCCGGCTGACGGGCCAAGCATCCACTGTTGCTGTCGCAACAGCCCGGTTGTCGGAATGCCCACGGCTAACGGGCTTTTCGGAGCGACGACGGCGATGATCTGATACTTCAGGAAGGGCCGGACAAAGATCGCACCGTCGGAACCGCGCGAACTCTCGCTGGCCGGGCCAATGGCGATGTCGACAGCGCGCGAGCAGATCAGGTCGCGGAACTGGCTCGTTGGATGCACGCTCAACTCAACGGACAGGTCGTCGGCGCGCGACGAGAACAACTCGATCAGGCCGGGCGCCGCGTGCTCGGCGAAGGTGCTGGACGCGGCGATGCGCAACAGCCGGCGGCCATGGGCGGCCTCGGTGACCTCGATCGCCGTCTGCTGTTGCAGACCCAGGATTTCGACCGCGCGGCTGGCCAGCCGCAGCCCGCCGGGCGTGAAGGCCAGCCCGGCGCCGGTCCTGGTGAACAACTGATCGTCGAGCTCCTTGCGCAGCGCCGCAACATGCATCGAGACTCCGGCGTCGGAAAGGCCTAGTTCCGTGGCGGCGGCTCGCACCGAGCCCAAACGCACCACTGCAGAATAGGCCCGAAGTTGAGCCGGGGTCATGAGGCCAGCCTAGTTTGGGGGCCTACTTCCGGGGGGCCTACTTTTGGATGCGTGCGTGACGTGCTTGCCGAGCTGATGTCGGTTTGGCGCGCGGGTGACACCGCGGGGCTGGCCACGGTGGTCCGAACGATGCGGTCGGCGCCGCGGGCGCCGGGTGCATCGATGGTGGTGGCGCCAGACGGTTCGGTGAGCGGGTCGGTGTCCGGCGGTTGCGTGGAGGGTGCAGTCTACGAGCTCGCCACGCGCGTCGCACGCACTGGGCGGGCGCGGCTGGAACGGTACGGCGTGAGTGACGACGACGCCTTTGCCGTCGGTCTGACCTGTGGCGGCATCATCGACATCTTCGTCGAGTCGGTATCGCGTGCCGCATTCCCCGAACTTGGCGCGGTGGCCGACGACATCGGCGCCCACCGACCGGTCGCCATCGCGACCGTCATCGCCCACCCGGATGATCAATGGATCGGCCGCCGGCTGGTGGTCCGTCCGGCATCGGCGGCGGGGTCGCTGGGTTCGGTGCGCGCTGACGCGGCGGTCACTGACGACGTGCGAGGTCTGCTTGCCTTGGGCCGCAACGAGATTCTCAAGTACGGTCCCGACGGGCAGCGTCGCGGCGAAGGTATGGAGGTTTTCGTCTCCAGCTACGCGCCGCGTCCTCGGATGCTGGTGTTCGGTGCCATCGACTTCGCCGCTGCCCTGGCGCGGCAGGGGTCGTTCCTTGGCTACCGGGTTACCGTCTGCGACGCCCGTTCGGTGTTTGCTACGTCGGCGCGCTTCCCGACGGCCGACGATGTTGTCGTCGATTGGCCCCATCGGTATCTGGCCGCTGAAGCGGCGGCGGGCGCCATCGACGAACGGACGGTGGTCTGCGTGCTCACCCATGATCCGAAGTTCGATGTG is a genomic window containing:
- the secE2 gene encoding calcium dodecin, which produces MSVYKVIDIIGTSPTSWEQAAAEAVQRARDSVDDIRVARVIEQDMAVDGDGKITYRIKLEVSFKMRPAQPR
- a CDS encoding PE family protein, which translates into the protein MSFVIVTPEVLNAAAADAATIGSAIRASNAAAARTTTALAAAGADEVSAAIAALFSDHAQQYQVVNAQVEQLHQRFVAALTNATISYATAEAANASPLQTLQQNILAVINAPTQTLLGRPLIGNGVDGTAANPNGQDGGLLYGNGGNGYSYTSGGGSKAGGNGGSAGLIGSGGAGGTGWSGGAGGNGGAGGWLTGNGGAGGHGGAATVFGGDGGNGGVGGNAGLFGTGGAGGHGGAGATGAAGVNPTQTWNGIDRAAGGSVGSGSAGGGPGGDGGTGQAGGNGGTGTAFHGGTGGGAGGDGGTGAPGGNGGAGGNGSASGFRGGGGGGGAGGAGGGGEGGAGAAGGGIDGGAGGADSQGGTGGGIGGGAGGGGGGGGGGGGGGGRGGDGGAGAPGGNGGNGGNGGQGVSTSSFPGGGGGGGGAGGDGGVGARGGNGGNGGSGFATGGLVRSGDGGAGGAGGDGASGGHGGHGGNGGAGGRGGLLVGDGGHGGNGGIGATGGVGAPGGDGGTGGNGGPGSVNVTQGNGGVGGDGGDGGDGGDGGDGGHGGGGGAGGLIGRAGNTGAGGLGGAGGVGSTDVGTGGAGGTGANPGGKGLDGNLGAPGEDGANG
- a CDS encoding LysR family transcriptional regulator, encoding MTPAQLRAYSAVVRLGSVRAAATELGLSDAGVSMHVAALRKELDDQLFTRTGAGLAFTPGGLRLASRAVEILGLQQQTAIEVTEAAHGRRLLRIAASSTFAEHAAPGLIELFSSRADDLSVELSVHPTSQFRDLICSRAVDIAIGPASESSRGSDGAIFVRPFLKYQIIAVVAPKSPLAVGIPTTGLLRQQQWMLGPSAGSVDGEIATMLRDLAIPESRQRIFQSDAAALEEVMRVGGATLTIGFAVAKDLAAGRLTHLTGPGLDKAGEWCAATLAPSARQPAVSELVRFITTPRCIQAMIRGSGVGVTRFRPKVHVTLWS
- a CDS encoding XdhC family protein; the protein is MRDVLAELMSVWRAGDTAGLATVVRTMRSAPRAPGASMVVAPDGSVSGSVSGGCVEGAVYELATRVARTGRARLERYGVSDDDAFAVGLTCGGIIDIFVESVSRAAFPELGAVADDIGAHRPVAIATVIAHPDDQWIGRRLVVRPASAAGSLGSVRADAAVTDDVRGLLALGRNEILKYGPDGQRRGEGMEVFVSSYAPRPRMLVFGAIDFAAALARQGSFLGYRVTVCDARSVFATSARFPTADDVVVDWPHRYLAAEAAAGAIDERTVVCVLTHDPKFDVPVLEVALRLPKVGYVGAMGSRQTHDDRMDRLRAAGLTDAELSRLSSPIGLDLGARTPEETAVSIAADIIARRWGGGGRPLAEIVGRIHHDAQVEG